Proteins co-encoded in one Streptomyces sp. JH34 genomic window:
- the panD gene encoding aspartate 1-decarboxylase produces the protein MLRTLFKSKIHRATVTQADLHYVGSVTIDADLMDAADLLPGELVHIVDIDNGARLETYVIEGERGSGVIGINGAAAHLVHPGDLVILISYAQVDDAEARALVPSVVHVDEGNRIVALGADPSAPVPGTRTERSPQAVPTGT, from the coding sequence GTGCTGCGCACTCTGTTCAAGTCCAAGATCCACCGGGCCACCGTCACCCAGGCCGACCTGCACTACGTCGGCTCGGTGACCATCGACGCCGACCTGATGGACGCCGCGGATCTGCTGCCCGGCGAGCTCGTCCACATCGTGGACATCGACAACGGTGCCCGTCTCGAGACGTACGTCATCGAGGGGGAGCGCGGCTCCGGCGTCATCGGGATCAACGGCGCCGCCGCCCACCTCGTGCACCCCGGTGACCTGGTCATCCTCATCAGTTACGCCCAGGTCGACGACGCCGAGGCGCGTGCCCTCGTGCCGAGTGTCGTGCACGTCGACGAGGGGAACCGGATCGTCGCCCTGGGAGCTGACCCGTCCGCCCCCGTGCCCGGTACGCGCACCGAGCGCAGCCCGCAGGCCGTCCCCACAGGGACCTGA
- the gndA gene encoding NADP-dependent phosphogluconate dehydrogenase, translating to MPTTPSSEPTARIGVTGLAVMGSNLARNFARHGHTVAVHNRTAARTRALIDEHGTEGDFVPAETAEEFVASLQKPRRIVVMVKAGEPTDAVIEEFAALLEDGDVLIDGGNAHFQDTRRREKAMRERGIHFVGTGISGGEEGALNGPSMMPGGSAESYTSLGPLLESIAAKADDGTPCCTHIGPDGAGHFVKMVHNGIEYADMQLIGEAYQLLRDVAGYSPAQIADIFRTWNTGRLDSYLIEITAEVLSHVDAATGKPFVDVVLDQAEQKGTGRWTVQIALDLGVPVSGIAEAVFARSVSGHGALRDASRHLAGPTARTLGENEAAAFADQVEQALYASKIVAYTQGFHEIAAGSEQHEWGIDLGKVAAIWRGGCIIRAAFLDRITGAYEAQPRMASLLSDKGFAEEIAAAQDDWRTVISTAVAQGVPTPAFAATLAYYDSLRAERLPAALTQGQRDYFGAHTYHRTDREGTFHTLWGGDRTETGS from the coding sequence ATGCCCACCACCCCCTCGTCCGAACCCACCGCCCGCATCGGCGTCACCGGCCTCGCCGTCATGGGCAGCAATCTCGCCCGTAACTTCGCCCGCCACGGCCACACGGTCGCCGTCCACAACCGCACGGCGGCCCGTACCCGGGCTCTGATCGACGAGCACGGCACGGAGGGGGACTTCGTCCCCGCCGAGACGGCCGAGGAGTTCGTGGCCTCGCTCCAGAAGCCCCGTCGCATCGTCGTCATGGTGAAGGCCGGTGAGCCGACCGATGCCGTCATCGAGGAGTTCGCCGCACTGCTGGAGGACGGCGACGTCCTCATCGACGGGGGAAACGCGCACTTCCAGGACACCCGGCGCCGTGAGAAGGCCATGCGGGAGCGGGGCATCCACTTCGTCGGGACCGGCATCTCGGGGGGCGAGGAGGGGGCGCTGAACGGACCGAGCATGATGCCGGGCGGATCGGCGGAGTCCTACACCTCGCTCGGTCCCCTCCTGGAGAGCATCGCGGCCAAGGCCGACGACGGGACGCCCTGCTGCACGCACATCGGGCCGGACGGCGCGGGGCACTTCGTCAAGATGGTCCACAACGGTATCGAGTACGCGGACATGCAGCTCATCGGGGAGGCCTACCAGCTGCTCCGCGACGTCGCCGGGTACTCCCCCGCTCAGATCGCGGACATCTTCCGCACCTGGAACACCGGGCGGCTGGACTCCTATCTCATCGAGATCACCGCAGAGGTGCTCTCGCACGTCGACGCGGCGACCGGCAAGCCCTTCGTCGACGTCGTGCTCGACCAGGCGGAGCAGAAGGGCACGGGCCGCTGGACCGTACAGATCGCCCTCGACCTGGGCGTTCCCGTCTCCGGCATCGCCGAGGCCGTCTTCGCACGCTCCGTCTCCGGCCACGGCGCCCTCCGCGACGCCTCACGCCACCTGGCCGGACCGACCGCCCGCACACTCGGTGAGAACGAGGCAGCGGCCTTCGCCGACCAGGTCGAGCAGGCCCTGTACGCCTCGAAGATCGTCGCCTACACCCAGGGCTTCCACGAGATCGCGGCCGGCAGCGAGCAGCACGAGTGGGGCATCGACCTCGGCAAGGTCGCCGCGATCTGGCGCGGCGGATGCATCATCCGCGCCGCCTTCCTCGACCGCATCACCGGCGCCTACGAAGCCCAGCCCCGGATGGCGAGCCTCCTCTCCGACAAGGGCTTCGCGGAGGAGATCGCCGCCGCACAGGACGACTGGCGCACCGTGATCTCCACCGCCGTCGCCCAGGGCGTCCCCACCCCCGCCTTCGCCGCCACCCTCGCCTACTACGACTCCCTGCGCGCCGAACGCCTTCCCGCCGCCCTCACCCAGGGCCAGCGCGACTACTTCGGCGCCCACACCTACCACCGCACCGACCGGGAGGGCACCTTCCACACCCTCTGGGGCGGCGACAGGACCGAGACCGGGAGCTGA
- a CDS encoding Lrp/AsnC family transcriptional regulator, with translation MLDMLDSYILHALHIAPRAPFRLVGEVVGASEQTVARRYRTMRRAGTVRVVGLVKPAVQGLVDSVVRISLRPDRLDACAEALTRLPEVSFAHISFGGSEIVCSLATHHEGRMPEVLRQLARTPGVLEIDTRMILHAYSPPGADWGRLGPSLPEGAVETLREHQPRTTPRGRPVEPHEEDAALLAALAEDGRASQAALADRTGWTAGRVARRLEALERSGTLFYDVDLALEKLGYPYGATLWLTTSPAQLHETGSAVASLPRVVFAAATTGAQNLMAIVMCTDTADFYDWLSRRLATVPGVTGYTLSVRLRTLKHAASLVHQGRLVAPPR, from the coding sequence ATGCTCGACATGCTTGACAGCTATATCCTCCACGCCCTACACATCGCACCCCGAGCACCGTTCAGGCTGGTCGGGGAGGTGGTGGGCGCTTCGGAACAGACCGTCGCGCGGCGCTACAGGACGATGCGCCGCGCGGGAACGGTACGGGTGGTGGGGCTCGTCAAGCCGGCGGTGCAGGGCCTGGTGGACAGCGTGGTCCGGATCTCGCTGCGTCCCGACCGGTTGGACGCGTGCGCCGAGGCCCTGACGCGGCTTCCCGAGGTCTCCTTCGCGCACATCTCCTTCGGCGGCTCGGAGATCGTGTGCTCGCTGGCGACGCACCACGAGGGGCGGATGCCGGAGGTGCTGCGGCAACTCGCCCGGACCCCGGGGGTTCTGGAGATCGACACCCGGATGATCCTGCATGCCTACTCCCCGCCGGGCGCCGACTGGGGGCGGCTCGGCCCCTCACTTCCCGAGGGGGCCGTGGAGACCCTTCGCGAACACCAGCCGCGCACGACACCGCGGGGCCGGCCGGTCGAACCCCACGAGGAGGACGCCGCCCTGCTCGCCGCTCTCGCGGAGGACGGCCGGGCAAGTCAGGCCGCACTCGCCGACCGCACCGGGTGGACCGCCGGAAGGGTGGCGCGGCGTCTGGAGGCGCTGGAGCGCTCGGGGACCCTGTTCTACGACGTCGACCTCGCCCTGGAGAAGCTCGGCTACCCGTACGGCGCCACCCTCTGGCTGACCACCTCCCCCGCACAGCTGCACGAGACGGGATCGGCCGTCGCCTCCCTCCCCCGGGTCGTCTTCGCCGCCGCCACGACCGGCGCACAGAACCTGATGGCGATCGTCATGTGCACGGACACCGCCGACTTCTACGACTGGCTCAGCCGCCGCCTCGCGACCGTGCCCGGGGTCACCGGCTACACGCTGAGCGTCCGGCTGCGCACCCTCAAGCACGCCGCCTCGCTCGTCCACCAGGGGCGCCTGGTGGCGCCGCCCCGCTGA
- a CDS encoding ATP-binding protein: MSDEVRGWLSPKAVAAEAGVSQEFDLSQCVREPIHLLGGVQSYGALVAARSHDAVVDTVSRNAREVLGRAAEELVGRPVTELIGEEQWALARESAEAAAVPPENSGPDSPPDGPAASGVLSLTLEQDGRARHFDVTVHRVAELLVLEFEPRSADRPFVFQSFYPRVRRALQRLQGAAGVTECCEAAVGEVQALTGYDRVVAYRFEGTDGPGQVIAEVRNEGREPWLGLWFPASDIPPQARRLYARNWIRAIADVDDRTVGLLPELREETGEPLDLSGSILRTVSGYHLEYLRNIGVTSSMSVSLLQEGELWGLIACHGDEPRRLAPEVRAACEFFGIALSLQLAAVAEREQADELSGYRRALAALLARLTSQAPDALPFPDSGVPELIHADGALLIRGTETLATGSPPPEGLPRLLEQLADRSPVGEVWSSDRVPEVLGLEPVDAEAQELPAGLLFLPFNRDGDLLAWWRRELPAPREWAADPARPVRTGPGGERLTPRGSAAVHRATVRGRSKPWSPAQRVVAGELWREMSGLLSRRTAYLEKRNAELSRTNEDLDAFAHAAAHDLKEPLRGISNAASFMVEDAGSELDATSLRRLTTVRRLTERMDGLLDSLLHFSLLGQVGLRRELLSLDEVVDDALVVAGARLAEQGVTLVRPAALPRLRADRDRLREVLENLLVNAAKYAADEGTGERRVWVEAVPVVPPGGDTEDPDSGGGGRPVTAVVVRDNGIGIPPDRHEDVLQLFRRLHARGERGGGSGVGLAVVKRIVERHGGRLWLESPAAAPDGSRGGGPGTAVWFTLGGADSPPGG, translated from the coding sequence GTGTCCGACGAGGTACGGGGGTGGCTCTCCCCGAAAGCGGTGGCGGCCGAGGCCGGTGTGAGCCAGGAGTTCGACCTCTCCCAGTGCGTGCGGGAGCCGATCCACCTGCTCGGCGGCGTCCAGTCGTACGGGGCCCTGGTCGCAGCCCGGTCGCACGACGCCGTGGTCGACACGGTGAGCCGGAACGCGCGGGAGGTACTGGGGCGGGCGGCCGAGGAGCTGGTGGGGCGGCCGGTCACGGAGCTGATCGGTGAGGAGCAGTGGGCGCTGGCGCGGGAGAGCGCGGAGGCCGCGGCGGTCCCCCCGGAGAACTCCGGCCCGGACTCCCCGCCGGACGGGCCCGCCGCCTCCGGTGTGCTGTCCCTCACCCTTGAGCAGGACGGGCGGGCCCGGCACTTCGACGTGACCGTCCACCGGGTCGCGGAGCTGCTGGTGCTGGAGTTCGAACCGCGTTCGGCGGACCGGCCCTTCGTGTTCCAGAGCTTCTATCCCCGGGTACGCCGCGCCCTGCAGCGGCTCCAGGGCGCGGCCGGCGTCACTGAGTGCTGTGAGGCCGCCGTCGGCGAGGTCCAGGCGCTCACCGGCTACGACCGGGTGGTGGCATACCGGTTCGAGGGCACCGACGGGCCCGGCCAGGTCATCGCGGAGGTGCGCAACGAAGGGCGGGAGCCGTGGCTGGGGCTATGGTTCCCGGCCAGCGACATCCCGCCGCAGGCCCGCCGCCTCTACGCCCGCAACTGGATCCGGGCCATCGCTGACGTGGACGACCGGACCGTGGGGCTGCTGCCCGAGCTGCGGGAGGAGACGGGCGAGCCGCTGGACCTGTCGGGCTCGATACTGCGGACCGTCTCCGGCTACCACCTGGAGTACCTGCGCAACATCGGTGTGACCTCGTCCATGTCCGTCTCGCTCCTGCAGGAGGGTGAGCTGTGGGGGCTGATCGCCTGCCACGGTGACGAGCCGAGACGGCTGGCCCCCGAAGTACGGGCGGCCTGCGAGTTCTTCGGGATCGCGCTGTCCCTGCAACTGGCGGCCGTCGCGGAGCGCGAGCAGGCCGACGAGCTGTCCGGGTACCGGCGGGCCCTCGCCGCGCTGCTGGCCCGGCTCACCTCCCAGGCGCCGGACGCGCTGCCGTTCCCCGACTCCGGGGTGCCCGAACTCATCCACGCGGACGGGGCGTTGCTGATCCGGGGTACAGAGACGCTGGCGACGGGGAGCCCTCCCCCCGAAGGGCTGCCCCGCCTGCTGGAGCAGCTCGCCGACCGGAGTCCGGTCGGCGAGGTGTGGAGCAGCGACCGGGTGCCGGAGGTGCTGGGGCTCGAGCCGGTGGACGCGGAGGCCCAGGAGCTGCCCGCGGGCCTCCTCTTCCTCCCCTTCAACCGGGACGGCGACCTGCTGGCCTGGTGGCGCCGTGAACTGCCCGCGCCCCGGGAGTGGGCGGCGGATCCGGCACGCCCGGTGCGCACGGGGCCGGGCGGTGAGCGGCTGACCCCGCGCGGTTCGGCGGCCGTCCACCGGGCGACCGTACGCGGGCGGAGCAAGCCGTGGAGCCCCGCGCAGCGGGTCGTCGCCGGGGAGCTGTGGCGGGAGATGTCGGGCCTGCTGAGCCGTCGGACGGCGTACCTGGAGAAGCGGAATGCCGAGCTGTCCCGGACCAACGAGGACCTGGACGCCTTCGCGCACGCGGCGGCCCACGACCTGAAGGAACCGTTGCGGGGGATCTCGAACGCTGCGTCCTTCATGGTCGAGGACGCGGGTTCCGAACTGGACGCGACCTCGCTGCGCCGGCTCACCACGGTCCGCCGGCTCACGGAGCGCATGGACGGGCTGCTCGACTCCCTGCTGCACTTCTCCCTCCTCGGCCAGGTGGGCCTGCGGCGGGAGCTGTTGTCGCTGGACGAAGTGGTGGACGACGCGCTGGTCGTCGCCGGTGCCCGGCTGGCGGAGCAGGGTGTGACCCTGGTGCGCCCGGCCGCCCTGCCCCGGCTGCGCGCGGACCGGGACCGGTTGCGCGAGGTGCTGGAGAACCTGCTGGTCAACGCGGCCAAGTACGCGGCGGACGAGGGCACGGGGGAGCGGCGGGTGTGGGTGGAGGCGGTGCCGGTGGTGCCGCCGGGCGGGGACACCGAGGACCCGGACAGCGGCGGGGGCGGGCGGCCGGTGACCGCTGTGGTCGTGCGGGACAACGGCATCGGGATCCCGCCCGACCGTCACGAGGACGTCCTCCAGCTGTTCCGCCGACTGCACGCCCGGGGCGAACGGGGCGGCGGTTCCGGCGTCGGCCTCGCCGTGGTCAAGCGGATCGTGGAACGCCACGGGGGCCGACTGTGGCTGGAGAGCCCGGCCGCCGCCCCGGACGGCAGCCGCGGCGGCGGTCCGGGGACGGCGGTGTGGTTCACGTTGGGCGGGGCGGACTCCCCGCCCGGCGGGTGA
- a CDS encoding MFS transporter, with protein sequence MACLGVFVAYLPVTSVSVSLTAIQSALSTTTSQLAWVSDAFVLPMAAFILTAGVFGDVHGRRKVFLVGLLLSAAGAATSLTAHSIGQLWTGQALSGLGAAALLPTTLALISHAVPDHRERGKFIGIWAMCLLGALAIGGVLAGTILSHVGWRWIFLVPLPVVLVAVVISLRILPESRAPRAGRLDWPGQITAALAITALVYGVIEGGAGSFGDTQVITALAVAVVSGVLFVVAERRSAHPMLDLALFRSPGFTATTLVAMIMFLGMIGFFFVLSLYFGMVQRLDTLGTAWRLLVITGAALVVSGVAGRLMHRLSPRLMITTGLLMVTAALLTLLGADADTSFGSLSWRLLLLGLGMGLVTTPMTATAVASVPHPLAGMAAAGNNAFRQVGGALGPAVLGALLTGRAVSSLPGHLSDAGVDPALAGQVTAATRDAGLGAVGSMSLGPAAGQVWGAVGDAFLEGMRVCLIVSAGLTFLAAVLAFVLLHPRLGRGRSVNVGGEPDARTTDGTERIEIGAGAPA encoded by the coding sequence ATGGCCTGCCTCGGGGTCTTCGTCGCCTACCTGCCGGTGACCAGCGTCTCGGTGAGCCTTACCGCCATCCAGTCGGCGCTGTCCACCACCACCTCGCAGCTGGCCTGGGTGTCGGACGCCTTCGTCCTGCCGATGGCGGCCTTCATCCTCACCGCCGGGGTCTTCGGCGACGTACACGGCCGGCGCAAGGTCTTCCTCGTCGGGCTGCTCCTCTCCGCCGCCGGCGCGGCCACGTCGCTCACCGCGCACTCGATCGGCCAGCTGTGGACCGGCCAGGCGCTGTCCGGGCTCGGCGCCGCCGCCCTGCTGCCCACGACGCTGGCCCTCATCAGCCACGCCGTACCCGACCACCGTGAACGCGGGAAGTTCATCGGCATCTGGGCGATGTGCCTGCTGGGCGCCCTCGCCATCGGCGGCGTCCTCGCCGGGACGATACTCAGCCATGTCGGCTGGCGCTGGATCTTCCTCGTGCCGCTCCCCGTCGTGCTCGTCGCGGTCGTCATCTCGCTGCGGATCCTGCCCGAGTCCCGTGCGCCGCGCGCCGGCCGGCTCGACTGGCCCGGCCAGATCACGGCCGCGCTCGCCATCACCGCGCTCGTCTACGGCGTCATCGAGGGGGGCGCCGGCTCCTTCGGCGACACACAGGTCATCACCGCGCTCGCCGTCGCCGTCGTCAGCGGTGTCCTCTTCGTCGTCGCCGAGCGGCGCTCCGCCCACCCGATGCTCGACCTCGCGCTCTTCCGCAGCCCGGGCTTCACCGCCACGACCCTCGTCGCCATGATCATGTTCCTGGGCATGATCGGCTTCTTCTTCGTGCTGAGCCTCTACTTCGGCATGGTCCAGCGGCTCGACACCCTCGGCACCGCCTGGCGGCTGCTCGTGATCACCGGAGCGGCGCTGGTCGTCAGCGGTGTGGCCGGGCGCCTCATGCACCGGCTCTCACCGCGCCTCATGATCACCACGGGTCTGCTCATGGTGACGGCGGCCCTGCTCACGCTGCTCGGTGCCGACGCCGACACCTCTTTCGGCTCGCTCTCCTGGCGGCTGCTCCTGCTGGGGCTGGGCATGGGGCTGGTGACGACCCCGATGACGGCCACCGCCGTGGCCTCCGTACCGCACCCGCTCGCCGGAATGGCGGCCGCGGGCAACAACGCCTTCCGTCAGGTCGGCGGAGCGCTCGGTCCTGCCGTGCTCGGAGCCCTGCTCACCGGCCGAGCCGTCTCCTCCCTCCCCGGCCACCTCTCCGACGCGGGAGTGGACCCCGCGCTGGCCGGCCAGGTCACGGCCGCGACACGCGATGCGGGCCTGGGAGCGGTGGGCTCGATGTCCCTCGGCCCGGCGGCCGGCCAGGTCTGGGGTGCCGTGGGTGACGCCTTCCTCGAGGGGATGCGCGTGTGCCTGATCGTTTCGGCGGGCCTCACGTTCCTGGCGGCGGTCCTCGCCTTCGTCCTCCTCCACCCCCGCCTGGGACGCGGGCGCTCGGTGAACGTCGGCGGCGAACCGGACGCGCGGACGACCGACGGCACGGAGCGGATCGAGATCGGCGCGGGAGCGCCTGCCTGA